Genomic window (Streptosporangium brasiliense):
CTGGTGGCCAGCACCCGCGCGTGCGGAGCCTCGGGCAGCATCCGGCGCAGCAGCGCCGCGCAGGCGTCGGTCAGATGGTCACAGGTGTCCAGGACCAACAGCAGCCGCTTGTCGGCGACGAAGTCGGCCAGCACCTCCGGCTGGGGGCGCGCCGACTGCTCGCGCAGGCCGAGGGCGGCGGCGATGTCATGGCCGATCAGGTCGCCGTTCTGCTGGGCCGAGAGCTCGACGACCCACACCCCGTCGGCGAAGGAGCCGCGCAGCCGGTCGGCCGTCCTGACGGCCAGTCTCGTCTTGCCCACACCGGCCCCGCCGGTGAGGGTCACCAGCGGTGACCGGCCGACCAGCACGGCGATCTCGGCGAGCTCCTCCCGCCGCCCGACGAGGCTGCTCGTCTCCGCCGGGACGTTGTCCCGGCGCGTCCGCGTCTGCGCCACCGCTCCCCAGCCCCTCCGCGTAAGGTGGCAAGCCAACCACGGAACCGGCCAAAGGCCCGCCAGGGGGCGGCACCCCCGGTTATGAGATCTTCTCCCCCAGCGCATATTTCACAGCGATGCCCAGGTCAAAGCCCTGTCCCTCGGCAAACAGGGTGTCGAATTCTCCACCGCCGAGGGCCTTCACCGCATGGGTCACGGCCCGCTCCCGGACCGGGACGGGGATCGGTGCGCCGGACCGCGCCAGCCCGGAGGAGTCCCGGACGGCCTGGGCCGCGCCCAGCAGCCGGGCGCCCCGGCGCGCGGCTCCCCCCGCCACCGCCGCCCAGGCGATCATCTCGACGCAGGCGACGCTCAGGAGCGGGTCCTCGAAGAGCCGCGCCGCGGCGAGCGCCGTCCTGGCGTGGCGGAGCGCCCCGGACGCGCTGTCCTTGACGTGCTCGGCCCAGGCGGACACGTATTCCATCTGGGCACTGCTCCACTCCTCCCCGTGCGCCTCGCAGAGCGCCTGTCCCTCCGACAGCGTCTCCGCGGTCTCCTCGGGCCTGCCGGCCGCCAGCAGGCCGAGCGCCGTCAGCGTGTAGCAGGGCAGCAGCCCGGACAGCACCTCGCCCTTGGCCATGTGCCAGGCCATGGCCTCCTCCAGCAGCTCGACCGCCCGGAGGTGGTCGCGCCGCGTCAGGGAGATCAGGCCCTCCACCTGGGCGACGTAACCGGCGGCGCTCCCTTCGGCGTCCTCGGCGCGGCACCGGTCGAGCCGTTCCCGCGCGGCGCCGAGGTCGCCCTGGAGCGCGGCCACCCACGCGCAGACCCACAGCGCCCTGATCCGCTCGGGGCTGGGACCGGTGTCCCTGCGCAGCGCCGTCTCCAGGCAGTGGCGGCCCTCGCGCAGCATGCCGCAGCAGATCCAGAGGAACCACAGGGTCCCGGCCAGGCCCAGCGCCGCCCGGGACCGTTCCGGGTCGGCCAGGCACAGCTCGAACGCCCTGCGGAGGTTGCGCCGCTCGGCCCGTATCCGGCCGTACCACTCCACCTGCCGGCCGGGCCACTGGACGGCGCACCGCCTGGCCAGCCGGAGGTAGTGGTCGCGGTGGCGGCCCTGGACCGCGCCGGTCTCACCCAGCCGGAGCAGCCACTCGGCGCCGAACTCCCGGACGGTGTCCAGCATGCGCAGCCGTACGCCGGTGGAGTGTTCCTCCCGCTGCACGAGCGACTTGTCGACCAGCCCGCTCAGCGCTTCGAGCACCAGCCCGGCCGGGAGCGGCCCGCCGGCGCAGACCCGCTCGGCCGCCTCCAGGTCGAAGTCGGCGGCGAACACCGACAGCCGGGCCCACAGCAACCGCTCGGCCGGGGTGCACAGCTCGTGGCTCCAGCCCATCGCCGCGCGCAGCGACTCGTGCCGCACCGGGCCGCCGCCGCCGGTCAGCAGGTGGTAGCGGTCGTCCAGCCGCCGGGTGAGCAGCGCGGGCGGCATGGCGCGCAGCCGTACGGCCGCCAGCTCGATGGCCAGCGGGATGCCGTCGAGCCCCGCGCAGAGCTCCGCCACGCCGTCCGCGCCGGCGGCCGGGCCCGCGCGGTCGAGCAGCAGGGCCACCGCGTCCTCGGCCGGGAGCGGCGGGACGAGGTGGATGTGCTCGCCCGACACGCCGAGCGGCTGGCGGCCGGTGGCCAGCACCCGGAGGTTGGGCGCGCGGCGCAGCAACGTGTCCACCAGCGAGGCCACCGCTTCGACCAGGTGCTCGCAGGTGTCCAGCACGAGCAGCGATCTGCGCGAGCCCAGCCACTCCGCCAGCGCCTCCTCCTGCGGCCGGGCGGGCTGGTCGGCCAGGCCCATGCCACCGGCCACGGTCTCCGCCAGGAGGTAGGGGTCGGTCAGATCGGCCAGGTCGACCAGCCAGAGGCCGTCGGGGAAGTCCGCCGCGACCTCCTCCGCCACCCGGCCCGCCAGCCGCGTCTTCCCGACCCCGCCCAGCCCGGTGAGCGTGACCAGCCGGGACCCCCGCATCAGGCGGACCACCTGTGCGATCTCTGCGTGCCTGCCGACGAAGGTAGTTTCCATGGGGTGGCCCATGCTAGGCCGCCGGATGTCGTTTGGGGGGCCGCTCTCAGGGAAGCGCTACTAGACTCTGCCTGTCCGCAGCCGTGGCCCCCGCGCCACGGCTTTCTGTTAGCGATCTGGACGGAACCGCATGTCTGGGTATGACCGCGTAGTGCAACCCGCGGCCGGTGACGAGGCCCTGGAGAACCACCTCGGTGGGGACGAGGCCAAGAACTACCGGCAGTACGAGCTCGACATGGTCGCCCCGCACGTGGGCCGCTCCATGCTGGAGATCGGCTCCGGTCTGGGCCATTTCGCCGAGGCGTTCCTGCCGCGGCTGGACCGGCTGGTGGTCAGCGACTTCGACCCCTACTGCGTGGAGCAGCTGCGCAAGCGCTTCACCGGCCGCGACGACATCGACGTGCTGCAGTTCGGCCTGCCGACCGACATCCCGATCGGCGAGAAGGTCGACACCGTCGTGATGATGAACGTCCTGGAGCACATCGAGGAGGACGTCGAGGCCCTGCGCTCCCTCGCCAGGGTCACCGTCCCCGGCGGGCGGATCGTCATCTGGGTCCCGGGCTACATGCAGCTCTACGGAGACTTCGACCGCAAGGTCGGCCACGTCACCCGCTACACCCCGGCCACCCTGCGCAGCACGGTCTCCAAGGCGGGCCTGGACATCGACGTGCTCAAGCCGATCAACTTCCTCGGCGGCATCGCGTGGTGGGCCGCCGTCCGCCGCGGCGGCGTCGGCTACCCCGACCCGCGCCTGGTCAAGATCTACGACCGCACCGTGGTCCCCGCCACCCGCTTCATCGAGCGCTTCGTCCGGCCGCCCTTCGGCCAGACCGTCTTCTGCGTGGCCCGCGTCCCGAAGTAGGCGCGACTCTCCCTCGCTGACCGTCCCGGACGTGATGTCTCCCCACGTCGACGGGTCAGCCGCCGGAGCACCTCGGCCCTCGGCGAGGGCACCTGTGGGCATATCGGACTCCTACCGCGTCGTTGCTTTCCCGGAGCCGCCCCCCGGGCGTAACGTCGAGGTGATCTATGCCCGAGGAGGTCACAATGACCGATTACACCAAGGCGCGCGAGGTGGCCGAGCAGGCCAGGGAGAAGGAATGGGCCCGCCCCAGCTTCGGCAGGCAGCTCTTCCTGGGAGACTTCCGCCTCGACCTGGTGCGTCCGGCTCCGGCGCTGTCCGAGGCCGGGACCGGCAAGGGCGGGGAGTTCCTCCGGGCGCTGCGGCGGTTCCTGGACACCCGGGTCGATCCGGCGCTGATCGAGCGGACCGCGCAGGTGCCGGACGAGGTGGTCAAGGGGCTGGCCGAGCTGGGCGCCTTCGGGATGACCATCGGGGAGGAGTACGGCGGGCTGGGGCTGAGCCATCTCGACTACGGCCGGGCGCTGATGCTCGTCGGGTCGTACTGCCCGGCGCTGAGCACGCTGCTGTCGGCGCACCAGTCGATCGGGGTACCGCAGCCGTTGAAGCAGTTCGGCACCGAGGAGCAGAAGCGTAAATTCCTGCCCCGCTGCGCGAGGGGTGAGGTGTCGGCCTTCCTGCTGACCGAGCCCGACGTCGGCTCCGACCCGGCACGGCTGGCCACCACGGCGGTGCGCGAGGGCGACGACTACGTGCTGGACGGCGTGAAGCTGTGGACGACCAACGGGGTCGTCGCGGGTCTGCTGGTGGTCATGGCCCGCACCGGCACGAAGATCTCCGCGTTCGTCGTCGAGGCGGACACCCCGGGGATCACCGTCGAGCGGCGCAACGCGTTCATGGGGCTGCGCGGCATCGAGAACGGCCTGACCAGGTTCCACCGGGTCCGTGTCCCGGCCGCCAACCTGATCGGCCGTGAGGGCCAGGGCCTGAAGATCGCGCTGACCACGCTCAACACCGGCCGGCTCTCGCTCCCGGCCGTCTGCGCGGGCAACGCCAAGTGGGCGGTGAAGATCGCGAGGGAGTGGGGCGGCGAGCGGGTGCAGTGGGGGCGCCGGATCGGGGAGCACGAGGCGGTCGCGCGGAAGATCGCCTTCATCGCCGCCACGGCCTACGCCCTCGAAGCGGTGATGGAGCTGTCGTGCCGGATGGCCGACGAGGAGAGCACCGACATCAGGATCGAGGCCGCGCTCGCCAAGCTGTACGCCTCGGAGATGGCGTGGAAGGTGGCCGACGAGCTGGTCCAGATCCGCGGCGGACGCGGCTACGAGACGGCGGAGTCGCTGGCCGCCCGGGGCGAGCGCGGGGTCCCGGCCGAGCAGGTGCTGCGGGACATGCGGATCAACCGGATCTTCGAGGGCTCCACCGAGATCATGCAGCTGCTGATCGCCCGCGAGGCGGTCGACGCGCACCTGACGGCGGCCGGCGAGCTCATCGACCCGTCGCTGGACAGCAGGGCCAAGGCCCGCGCCGCGATGCGGGCGGGCGGCTTCTACGCGCGCTGGCTGCCGACGCTGGTCGCCGGGTCGGGCAACCGGCCGGGATCCTACGCGCAGTTCGGCGCGCTGGCCCGGCACCTGCGCTACGTGGAGCGGACCAGCCGCAAGCTCGCCCGCTCCACCTTCTACGGCATGTCCCGCTGGCAGGGGAGGCTCGAACACAAGCAGGGCTTCCTCGGCCGGATCGTCGACATCGGCGCCGAGCTTTTCGCGATCACCGCGACGTGTGTCCGCGCCCGCGAGGAGACCGCCGAGCTCGGGCGCAAGCCCGCCGAGATCGCCGACACCTTCTGCCACCAGGCCCGGCTCCGCGTGGACGCGCTGTTCGACCAGCTGTGGGACAACAGCGACGCCCGGGACGTACGGCTGGCGCGCCAGCTCCTGAAGGGCCGCTACACCTTCCTGGAGGAGGGCATCCTCGACGCCTCCATCGACGGCCCGTGGATCGCCGCCGCCACCCCCGGTGCCTCGACCTCCGAGAACGTGCACCGGTCGATCGGCTGAGAACGCCCCGCCCAAGGCGGCGGGGCGCGGCCCGGCGCGGATCCTCGCCCCGGCGGCCGCCCTCCGGGGCGAGGATCCGCGCCGGGATCAGCCCGGATTAAATGGGTTGCGCCGCCCGGGGCGGCCACCGTACGGTCGATCGCATGTGGATCAACTCCTAAGAGCCGGCGTCGATCAGTTCCGACTGATCCGCCCGCACACTCAGCCCTCTGGCCCCGTACGTCTGACGCGGCAGCTGAGTCTCCGGCACGGCATCGACCGCGTCGTCATCATCCTCAAGGAGTCCATATGCGAATTCACGCCGGCCAAAAGCGCGGTGGCAAGAACAAGACCACCAAGACCCGCACTCCGCTGCCCGAGCGGAACCTGCCTCCGGCGGCGGCGCCGCGGCACATGCCGATGCCGCACCTGCCGATGAGGCCGACCCAGCAGCCGCGCCGGATCCCCGGCAAGGGCGGACGCTGAGACGGCGGACGCCCCGCCCCGGTCTCCCGGGGCGGGGCGTCCGTCTCGTGCAGCGCCCGGCTCGGAGCCGGGTGCTGCGCCCAGCTCGGTCCGACGTTCTCCACCGGCCTTACCGGAGTCAGCCTTACCGGAGCCTCAGCCCCACCGGAGCCGCTCGGCGCCGGACGCTCGGTGCCGGACGCTCGGCGCGGAGCCGCTCAGAGCCGCTCGATGATGGTGACGTTGGCCTGGCCGCCGCCCTCGCACATCGTCTGCAGGCCGTACCTGCCGCCGGTCCGCTCCAGCTCGTGCAGGAGCTTGGTCATCAGGATCGCGCCGGTCCCGCCGAGCGGGTGGCCCAGGGCGATCGCGCCGCCGTTGGGGTTGACCTTGGCGGGGTCGGCGCCGATGTCCTTGATCCACGCCATCGGGACCGGGGCGAACGCCTCGTTGATCTCGGTGACGTCGATGTCGTCGATCGACAGGCCGGACCTCTTCAGCGCCTTCCGGGTGGCCGGGATCGGCGCGGTCAGCATGTAGACCGGGTCGTCCCCGGTGAGCGCCAGGGTGACGATGCGGGCCCGGGGGGTCAGGCCGTGGTCGCGGACCGCCTGCTCGGAGGCGATCAGGAGCGCCCCGGAGCCGTCGGAGATCTGCGACGAGGTGGCCGCGGTGATCCGGCCGCCGTCCCGCAGCGTCTTCAGCGACGCCATCTTCTCCAGGGTGGTGTCCGCGCGCGGGCCCTCGTCGTCCTCGACGCCGTTGACCGGGGCGATCTGGTCCTTGAAGTAGCCGTTCGCCACGGCCTTGGCCGCCCGCTGGTGGCTCTCGTAGGCGAAGCGCTCCAGCTCCTCGCGTTCGAGGCCCCACTTCTCGCACATGAGCTCGGCGCCGCGGAACTGGGAGATCTCCTGCTTGCCGTACCGCTCGACCCACATGTCCCCGAACGGGAAGGGCATGCCCTTCTCCAGCGCGGCGGTGATCGACGACCCCATCGGCACGACGCTCATGGACTCGACCCCGGCGGCCACCACGAGGTCCTGGGTGCCGGACAGCACGCCCTGGGCCGCGAAGTGGATGGACTGCTGGGAGGAGCCGCACTGACGGTCGATGGTCACACCGGCGACGCTCTCCGGCAGGCCGGCCGACAGCCACGCGTTGCGCGCGATGTCCATGCTCTGCGGGCCGAACTGCATGACGCAGCCCATGATCACGTCTTCCACCGCGGACGGGTCGACACCCGTGCGCTCGATGAGCGCCCTGAGGGTGTGCGCGGCCAGATCGGTGGGGTGGACGGTGGACAGCCCACCCTTCTTCTTACCGACCGGGGTGCGGACCGCCCCGACGATGTACGCCTCTGCCACAGTGCCTCCTGCTTATGAACCGAGCATTGTTCGGTTATGAGGAGATTACAACAGAACCTTTGTCCGTGTCGTGCTCGGGACGGCCGGTTGAACACGGTCGGACACACCGCCCGACCCACGGGACGGCGGCTTCCGGCAGTCCCGGATAGGGCTTTTCATACCCCGTGGGCGTGAATCCGTATTCGCGTCACCTATTCGACAACTGTCGGTAAAGGTCTGGTTTCCTGCCGTTGAAAGCCTTCCGGGGTCCCCTTCGAAAGGAAATCCCCCATGTCCGAAGGCCCCTCCCGCCGGCGGTTCCTCGCGGCCGGCGCAGGAGTACTGGCGGGCTCGCTGCTGCCCCCCTCGGTCCACCGGGCGATGGCGATGGCGGTACCACCCGGTGGCCTGTCCGCGATCAAGCATGTCGTCTTCCTCATGCAGGAGAACCGCTCGTTCGACCACTACTTCGGCACGCTGCGCGGCGTGCGGGGGTACGGCGACCGCAACGCGATCCGGCTCCCGGACGGCAAACCGGTCTTCGAGCAGCCCTCGACCGGCGGAAGCGTGCTGCCCTTCTCGGTCCGGGAGGCCGCGGGGCTCGTCGGCAAGGACCTCCAGTGGATCTCCGACCTGGCGCACGGCTGGAACGACGGCCAAGCGGCGGCGGCCAAGGGCTGGCACAACGGCTGGATCCCGGCCAAGTCCCCGGCCACGATGACGCACTACGAGCGGCAGGACATCCCGCTCCAGTACGAGCTGGCCGACACCTTCACCGTCTGCGACCACTACTTCTGCTCGGTGCTGTCCTCCACCAGCCCGAACCGGAACTACCACGTCAGCGGGCACACCGGCTACGAGCCCGGGACCACCAAGCGGGCCATCGACAACGCCGCCTACAGCCAGGACACCCACGCGGGCTACTCCTGGACGAACGCCGGGGAGATCCTGGAGGCGGCCGGGAGGTCGTGGCGGGTCTACCACGAGTGGGACAACTACGAGGACAACAACCTGGAGTTCTTCACCCGCTTCCGGCAGATCGCCCGCAAGGCGCTGCGCGGTGACTACAAGAGCATGCACTCCTTCTACCGCGCGGTCCGGTCGGCGCCGGAGCCGCAGCGCCGGGAACTGCTCGCCCGTCTGGAGGAGGGCGTCGCGCAGCTCACCCCGCAGGAGCGGTCGCTGTTCGACCGGGCGCTGCGCCGGGTGCCGTCCAAGACGCTGGCACAGGCCTTCCGGGCCGACGTCGAGGCCGGGAAGCTGCCCGAGGTGAGCTACATCGTGCCGTCGGCGGCCGACTCCGAGCACCCCTCGGCGTCGTCGCCGATCCAGAGCGCGCAGATCACCTACGACATCCTCGACGCGATCGCCTCCGCTCCCGAGGTGTGGCAGTCGACCGCGCTGTTCATCACCTACGACGAGAACGACGGCTTCTTCGACCACGTGCCGCCGCCGCTGCCGCCCGCCGAGCAGACCGCGGAGTTCTACGACGGCAAACCGATCGGGCTGGGCATCCGGGTACCCATGACGATCATCTCGCCGTGGACCGTCGGCGGATACGTCTGCTCCCAGATCTTCGACCACTCCTCGACCGTGCGGTTCCTGGAGACCTGGCTCGGGGTCCGCTTCCCCGACGTCTCCCCGTGGCGGCGCACGGTCTCCGGCGACCTGACCTCCGCTTTCGACTTCACCGCCGCCGGTCCCCGGCCGTCCCCCGCCCGGCCCGCGCCGGTCCCGGCCTTCACCGGCCGCTGGCGGCCGTCGCCTCCGGCCGAGCAGCGGATGCCGGTCCAGGAGGAGGGCACCCGCCCGGCCCGGCCGCTGCCGTACCAGCTGAACTCCTGGGCCCGGCTGCTCGGCTCCACGCTGGAGCTGACCCTGGCCAACACCGGCCGCGACAGCGCGCACCTGGCGCTCTACCCCTACGCGGGCGAGTTCGACCACCCGCGCCACCTCGACGTCCTGGGCGTCACCACCCGCACCGTCGAGGTGAAGGACCGCTACGACCTGACCCTGACCGGCCCGAACGGCTTCCGCCGCGAGTTCGCCGGGTCCCTGGCCGGCAAGGCCGCCCGGGTCCAGGTCCAGCAGGTGATCGACATCGATCCCCGGAAGGTCCGGATCGAGATCACCAACCTCGGCGACCACTCGCTGACCCTGAAGGTGCGGGCCAACGCCTACGGCGACAAGGAGCAGACCGTGCCGCTGCGCGCGGGCCAGTACCGGCAGGTCATCTGGCCGGTGGAGGAGTCGCAGGGCTGGTACGACGTCCAGATCACCTGCGACGACGACCCCTCCTACGCCCGCCGCCTGATGGGCCACGTCGAGAACGGCCGCCCGAGCGTCACGGGCTGACCTCGAACGGCTCCGCTGAACCGGCCGTGACCTCCGTCACGGCCGGTTCAGCACGACGTAGCCGTCACGCTCGAACACCTTGCGATAACCGCTCCGCAGCGCCTCGTCGACCCGCTGCTGCTGCATGCCGTAATCGCCGAACGGATAGGTCCACCGCGCCACGTCGGCCACGATCCAGGGTGCGCCGTGGGCCTGGGGCCCCCACAGCAGGACCGTCGTCCGGGCGGTGAGCGCGGGACCGGCGTTGTTGGCGGCCTCGACGACCACCCCGTCCGGGACCCTGGCCACGGCCTCGCGCGCCGCCACGACGTGCGGATCGCCCTCGTAGAAGGCCGGGTCCAGGAGCTTGCCGAGCTCGAAGCGCGGCACGAGGGTGAGGCCGATCACGCAGACCGCGACCGCCCAGTGCGTGACCAGGCGCCGGCCCCGGAACCGTCCGGCGAGCCGGTCCGCCCCGTCCACCCCGGCGCAGACGAGGACGGCGACGATGAAGGCGTTGTAGTGGTGCTCCGGCCCCCACCACTGCGGCCGGTCGGCCAGGAACCGCTCCAGGACGAGCGGGACCGCCACCAGCGTCAGCGGCGACAGCAGCGCGGTCAGCGCCATCGGCCACAGCAGGAAGGCCAGGGTGTTGACCTTGACCATCGGGCTGACGAGCTGCGCCAGCGCGCCCAGCGGATCCCGCAGGAGGGCCAGCGCCACCTGGCCGAGATCCGCGCCCCAGGCGCCGTAGGCCCAGTGGAAACCCGTGGCGCCGGCCCCCGCCGCCGGCATCAGCACGCCGCGGATCATCATGAGCGCGCCCAGCGCGAAGAGGATGACGGCGGCTCCCGCGAGCAGTCGCCGGGTGAGGAGCAGATACGTCCCGAAGCCGGCGAGCAGCAGGCCCATGTCCTCCTTGACCAGCAGCAGCCCGGCGGCGGCGAGCACCGCCGGGACCGGCCGGCCGGCGTCGGAGCGCTCGATCATGATCGCGCTCAGCAGCGGGACGAAGGCCGCCTCGTGGAAGTCGAACCCGGCGGCCTGCGCGACCGGCCACGACACCGTGTAGGCCAGCGCGACCAGGTGGGCCGGGCGCGCGCCGAGACGGCGCTCGGCGTAGTGCCAGATGGGGACCGCGGCCAGCGCGAACAGCACCGCCTGGGTGACGATCAGCGTCTGCGGCCCGTCGTGCAGCCAGTACAGCGGGGCCAGCAGGGCCAGGATCGGCGAGAAGTGGTCGGCGAGCTGGAGGAAGTCCATCCCGGCGCCGTACTGCATGCCGACCGAGGGCACGACGGGCGCCCCGAAGCCCGCGTAGCCGCGCACGGCCTGGTCGAAGATGACCAGGTCGAAGACGGTGGCCCGGAAGGTCGCGAGCTTGACCAGGCCGAGCAGCGAGTAGACCGCCGTGGCCAGCGCCACGAGCGCGCCCAGCACCAGCCCGTGCCGCCGCCGCCACACGGTCTCCGCGGTGGCGAGGGCTCTCAGGGACGCGGCGCCGCGGGCTCTCAGGGACGGCACGGCACCGGACGGAGCGGCGGCGCTCATTCCCTGCGCGTGCCCGTCATCGTCGCGTAGGCGATGACGTTGTCGGTGTAGTGGCCGGTCGTGCGGTCGTAGGTGCCGCCGCAGGTGATCAGGTGGAGCTGGGGGTTGGGCGACTCGCCGTACACCCGCTGAGTCGGGAAGACCGACTTCTCGGCCTGTTCGAGACCTCCTACGGTGAAGACCGCGATGACGCCGTCCTTGCGGTGCACCTCGATGACGTCGCCGTTACGGATCTCGTCGAGTCGGCTGAAGACCGCGCTGCCCGACTTCGTGTCCTTGTGCCCCAGCATGATCGCCGGTCCGGCCTCCCCGGCCGTGGGTCCCGAGCGGTACCAGCCGACCAGGTTGGGGTTGCCGACCGGCGGCACCTCGATCGCACCCTGCCTGTCGAGCCCCACCGACCTGATCGGCGCGTTGACGCCGAGCCGTTCGATGACCAGGCGGACCGGGGTCGAAGGTTGCATGGCGGGGGCCGCCGGGATGCTCGGCTGCGGCGGCGGCACGGTCGCGGGCGCCTGGAAGTAGGGGTCCGCGGGGGCGGTGGCGTTCATCTGGCTGCGGGGCGGCAGCGTGGTGCGCTGGTCGGCCAGGCCGTACTGCTCGGGCGCCGCCACCATGTAGAGCAGGCCCACCAGCACGGTGATCACCCCGGCGACCCCCGCCAGGATGAGCACCGACCGCAGCACCCGGCCGCCGTCGATCCGGCCGTCGGGCCACTCCTCGTACGGCCGGCCGTACTGCTGGTATCCGGGCTGCGGCGGGTAGGGCGGGCGGACCGGCCCGCGCCCGTACGGCGGCACGGGCCCGTGGGGACGCCCCTGCCGCCCCCCGCCCGGGGCGGGGGGCCTCGGCGGCCTGCCGTCAGGCGTCGGGCTGGTCATCCGGCACCCCGGTCAGCCTCTGGCCGCCGTACGGCGCCGCAGCACCAGGCCGCCGACCGCCGCGCCGGCCACCATCAGCGCGCCGCTGATGACGATCATCCGGGCGTCCGGCCCGGCCTCCCCGCCGCCTCCGGTGGAGGCGCCGCCTCCGGGGGTCTCGTCGATCTGCCGGGTCTTGGGGGGCTTGACGGGCTTGGACGTCTTGGTCCTGGTGACGGTGACGACCGGCGCCGGGGTGCTCGTCTGCGTCGGAGTGGGGGTCGGCGTGCCGGTGCCCGTGTTCGTGGGGGTGGGGCTCGGCGTGCCCGTGCCGGTCGAGGTGCCCGACGGCTTGACCGTGATCAGCAGCGCCGCGGCGCTCGCCTCGGCCGA
Coding sequences:
- a CDS encoding ATP-binding protein yields the protein METTFVGRHAEIAQVVRLMRGSRLVTLTGLGGVGKTRLAGRVAEEVAADFPDGLWLVDLADLTDPYLLAETVAGGMGLADQPARPQEEALAEWLGSRRSLLVLDTCEHLVEAVASLVDTLLRRAPNLRVLATGRQPLGVSGEHIHLVPPLPAEDAVALLLDRAGPAAGADGVAELCAGLDGIPLAIELAAVRLRAMPPALLTRRLDDRYHLLTGGGGPVRHESLRAAMGWSHELCTPAERLLWARLSVFAADFDLEAAERVCAGGPLPAGLVLEALSGLVDKSLVQREEHSTGVRLRMLDTVREFGAEWLLRLGETGAVQGRHRDHYLRLARRCAVQWPGRQVEWYGRIRAERRNLRRAFELCLADPERSRAALGLAGTLWFLWICCGMLREGRHCLETALRRDTGPSPERIRALWVCAWVAALQGDLGAARERLDRCRAEDAEGSAAGYVAQVEGLISLTRRDHLRAVELLEEAMAWHMAKGEVLSGLLPCYTLTALGLLAAGRPEETAETLSEGQALCEAHGEEWSSAQMEYVSAWAEHVKDSASGALRHARTALAAARLFEDPLLSVACVEMIAWAAVAGGAARRGARLLGAAQAVRDSSGLARSGAPIPVPVRERAVTHAVKALGGGEFDTLFAEGQGFDLGIAVKYALGEKIS
- a CDS encoding class I SAM-dependent methyltransferase — translated: MQPAAGDEALENHLGGDEAKNYRQYELDMVAPHVGRSMLEIGSGLGHFAEAFLPRLDRLVVSDFDPYCVEQLRKRFTGRDDIDVLQFGLPTDIPIGEKVDTVVMMNVLEHIEEDVEALRSLARVTVPGGRIVIWVPGYMQLYGDFDRKVGHVTRYTPATLRSTVSKAGLDIDVLKPINFLGGIAWWAAVRRGGVGYPDPRLVKIYDRTVVPATRFIERFVRPPFGQTVFCVARVPK
- a CDS encoding acyl-CoA dehydrogenase family protein, with product MTDYTKAREVAEQAREKEWARPSFGRQLFLGDFRLDLVRPAPALSEAGTGKGGEFLRALRRFLDTRVDPALIERTAQVPDEVVKGLAELGAFGMTIGEEYGGLGLSHLDYGRALMLVGSYCPALSTLLSAHQSIGVPQPLKQFGTEEQKRKFLPRCARGEVSAFLLTEPDVGSDPARLATTAVREGDDYVLDGVKLWTTNGVVAGLLVVMARTGTKISAFVVEADTPGITVERRNAFMGLRGIENGLTRFHRVRVPAANLIGREGQGLKIALTTLNTGRLSLPAVCAGNAKWAVKIAREWGGERVQWGRRIGEHEAVARKIAFIAATAYALEAVMELSCRMADEESTDIRIEAALAKLYASEMAWKVADELVQIRGGRGYETAESLAARGERGVPAEQVLRDMRINRIFEGSTEIMQLLIAREAVDAHLTAAGELIDPSLDSRAKARAAMRAGGFYARWLPTLVAGSGNRPGSYAQFGALARHLRYVERTSRKLARSTFYGMSRWQGRLEHKQGFLGRIVDIGAELFAITATCVRAREETAELGRKPAEIADTFCHQARLRVDALFDQLWDNSDARDVRLARQLLKGRYTFLEEGILDASIDGPWIAAATPGASTSENVHRSIG
- a CDS encoding acetyl-CoA C-acetyltransferase, whose protein sequence is MAEAYIVGAVRTPVGKKKGGLSTVHPTDLAAHTLRALIERTGVDPSAVEDVIMGCVMQFGPQSMDIARNAWLSAGLPESVAGVTIDRQCGSSQQSIHFAAQGVLSGTQDLVVAAGVESMSVVPMGSSITAALEKGMPFPFGDMWVERYGKQEISQFRGAELMCEKWGLEREELERFAYESHQRAAKAVANGYFKDQIAPVNGVEDDEGPRADTTLEKMASLKTLRDGGRITAATSSQISDGSGALLIASEQAVRDHGLTPRARIVTLALTGDDPVYMLTAPIPATRKALKRSGLSIDDIDVTEINEAFAPVPMAWIKDIGADPAKVNPNGGAIALGHPLGGTGAILMTKLLHELERTGGRYGLQTMCEGGGQANVTIIERL
- a CDS encoding phosphocholine-specific phospholipase C; the encoded protein is MSEGPSRRRFLAAGAGVLAGSLLPPSVHRAMAMAVPPGGLSAIKHVVFLMQENRSFDHYFGTLRGVRGYGDRNAIRLPDGKPVFEQPSTGGSVLPFSVREAAGLVGKDLQWISDLAHGWNDGQAAAAKGWHNGWIPAKSPATMTHYERQDIPLQYELADTFTVCDHYFCSVLSSTSPNRNYHVSGHTGYEPGTTKRAIDNAAYSQDTHAGYSWTNAGEILEAAGRSWRVYHEWDNYEDNNLEFFTRFRQIARKALRGDYKSMHSFYRAVRSAPEPQRRELLARLEEGVAQLTPQERSLFDRALRRVPSKTLAQAFRADVEAGKLPEVSYIVPSAADSEHPSASSPIQSAQITYDILDAIASAPEVWQSTALFITYDENDGFFDHVPPPLPPAEQTAEFYDGKPIGLGIRVPMTIISPWTVGGYVCSQIFDHSSTVRFLETWLGVRFPDVSPWRRTVSGDLTSAFDFTAAGPRPSPARPAPVPAFTGRWRPSPPAEQRMPVQEEGTRPARPLPYQLNSWARLLGSTLELTLANTGRDSAHLALYPYAGEFDHPRHLDVLGVTTRTVEVKDRYDLTLTGPNGFRREFAGSLAGKAARVQVQQVIDIDPRKVRIEITNLGDHSLTLKVRANAYGDKEQTVPLRAGQYRQVIWPVEESQGWYDVQITCDDDPSYARRLMGHVENGRPSVTG
- a CDS encoding DUF2079 domain-containing protein, giving the protein MPSLRARGAASLRALATAETVWRRRHGLVLGALVALATAVYSLLGLVKLATFRATVFDLVIFDQAVRGYAGFGAPVVPSVGMQYGAGMDFLQLADHFSPILALLAPLYWLHDGPQTLIVTQAVLFALAAVPIWHYAERRLGARPAHLVALAYTVSWPVAQAAGFDFHEAAFVPLLSAIMIERSDAGRPVPAVLAAAGLLLVKEDMGLLLAGFGTYLLLTRRLLAGAAVILFALGALMMIRGVLMPAAGAGATGFHWAYGAWGADLGQVALALLRDPLGALAQLVSPMVKVNTLAFLLWPMALTALLSPLTLVAVPLVLERFLADRPQWWGPEHHYNAFIVAVLVCAGVDGADRLAGRFRGRRLVTHWAVAVCVIGLTLVPRFELGKLLDPAFYEGDPHVVAAREAVARVPDGVVVEAANNAGPALTARTTVLLWGPQAHGAPWIVADVARWTYPFGDYGMQQQRVDEALRSGYRKVFERDGYVVLNRP